Genomic window (Subtercola endophyticus):
TCTCGAGGGCCAGGTAGCCCGGTCTCGCAGCTACCTCGACCGTTCGCGCGCCGGGGACGAGCCTGACGCGTTGTCGCGCTGACGCGCACGGCTGATCGTCACGAAAGGTCGAGGCTCGACACCGCGAACCGGTCGGTGAGAAAGCGGCCGTTGACAAGCAGGGCGTTCGCATCGTTCGACACCGCCGAGTCGCGCAACTTCGAAACCGCGTCGAGCAGTATGCCGAGCTGGGTGGTGAGTGCACTGTCGGGGGTCGAACCGTCGGCGAAGACGTGCGCTCGAGCCCAGTCCGCGGGCAGCGCCACGTAGGCTTGCAGAGTATCGGGCAGGTAGACGGTCGCGGCTCGGCGCACGACAGCGCCGGTTTCTGCGCTCGAGCCGACCCGCGGCACGGTGTCGAGCAGCAGGTCCACGATGCGAGCGACCTGAGCCTGGGCATCCGTCGGCAGACGACCGGCGAGGCGACCGGGCAGACTTCGCAGATCGGTTTCGAGGCTCGCTGCACGCACCGATAGATCGGTGGCCGAGTGGATGCCGAGGGTCTGCAGAGCACGGCTCGAGGCGGCGGCGTCACCGACCGCATCACCCGCGACGGCGGCGACGCGACCGGCGAAGGCGCTCAGCCATTCGCCGAGCGGCTGTGAGCGGCGCGCAATGACGACTCCGCCCGAGACCCGCTGCGTTTCGGCGACCCATTGAGCGCGTGCGGCGGGCCGCAGCGACATGATCTCTCCGTCTGAGGCGAGTCGTACTTCGGTGATCGTTCCGGGGCGCCCCGCGAGGCGGTCGCCCAGAGTTCTGTTGCGCTCGACGCTCAGCACACCGGCCGCGACGGGTTCGGTGAGGGCCCGGGTCGCGCCGTCGATGAGGGAGGTCAGGAACGCCTGCGGATCGGCCCCCGCCGTAGCAACCGACGGGCCGGGCGTTGCCGCAGACGGCCTGACGGGTGGCAATGCGGGTGGCAATGCGGCCGGTACCGATGCGGCCGGTGCCGATGCGGCCGACGGGGAGGGCGCGCTCGGATCGCTCACCATCGGCCGCCGTCGGTGAGCGGAAGCACGAGGCTGGGCGTCGCGATCACGTGGTCGGGCCGCAGCGACCGAACGGCGCTGCCAATGGCGAAGAACTCCGTGGTGTGACCACCCCACCGGTGAGGCAGTGAAAGTAGCTGTACGCCCACGATTCCCTCGGCATCCAGTGTCTCTGCTTCGGTCTGCATACGGCCCATGGCCAGCTCGCGCGCGTTGTAGAGCGCCTCGGTGAATTGGGTGATCTCGACGTTCGCGCCGATGTTGTTGAGCGAGGACATCATGCCCTGGTGGGCGATGTGATAGACGCAAGTGCCCATCACGAGGCCGAGGGGTGCGTAGCCCGACTGGATGAGCGTCCAGAAGTCTTGACCCGACAGGTCGGAGGTGAAGGGCAGCCCCTTGTTGTTGCGCCAAGTACCGTTCTCCGGTGGCTTCTCGCCGATGACGGCTGTGCCGACGGCCACGAACTCCGCAAGATCGTTGCCGTACTCTTTGAACTCGATCTCGAGCCGTACTCCCACGATGCCGTCGGCGCCGAGGGCGTCGGCTTCGGCCTCCATGCGTGTCATCGCCAGCTCCCTGGCGTGGTACATCGCACTGCTCAGCTTGTCGAGCTCCATGTTCTTGCCCCAGCGGCGCGCCTGGATGCCGACGTGGTAGACGCTCGAGCCCAGAACGAGGCCCACGGGGTGAAAGCCCGCCTGTTTGACGAGCAGGAACTCGTTCACCGAGAGGTCAGAGGTGAAAAGGTTCTTCTTGCCGTCGGCCAGGCGCAGGCGGGCATCTTCGGGAAGTGTGATTCCAGAGAACGGGTCGGTCATCGAGAGGTCTTTCTTTCGGAGGTCGTTACGCGGCTTCTTTTGCGCGTCATCATGCGCCGGTGCGCCTTGCCGGTCGCGGGGGAGCATCGCGCAACGGCAGAATCGTCAAAGCGGTGGCGCCGCTCTGCCGCCGTCGGGCACCGGGAATCGACAGCAGGGTCGTGCCCACGACGATCGACTCCGCGTGCAGGTCACGGCCGTCTTGACCGCCGCAGACGGTCTCGAATTCTGACAGGCCCATGCTCGTGACGGCGAGCTCGGCGCTTCCGGAATGGGTGGCGCGGGCGGCGAGCCGCTCTCGTGACTCGTCGCGGGCGGCCTGAATCAGGTGCGTCATGCCCGAGACCTCGCCGTTGACCCAGCTCGATCTCTGCTGGCGCAGCTGCCAGTCTTCGTGCTTTGTCGACACCGATACCCCCAGCACGAGCTCGCGCGGTTGGTAACCCGACAGAATCGCCGCGGCGCAGTCTTCGCCGCTGAGGTTGGTGCTCCACACCTCACCCTGGGTGCGCGGAATGGGCGAGAGTGCCGGGTCGACCGACCGCACTGCCGTGCCGAGGGCGCTGAACTCCCACGAGCTGCCCTCGAGCTGTCGGCGAACGATGCGCACTCCGAGCACCCCGTGCGCGCCGAGCGACACGGCCTCGACCATCATGCGCTTGAGTGAGCCGTACCATGCCCGTTCGAAGGCGTTCACGTAGGGCGCGAAGCTCCCGTACTTGCCGCCGTCGCCCGACGTCGTGACGGGCGAAATGTTTCCCATGTTCGACATGCCGAACCCGCCGGTGTTCCACCACGAGCATCCGCCGCCCGTCCAGCCGAGGTTCATCACGACGCAGCCGAACACCTCACCGACCGGCACGAGCCCCGCGCTCTGGATGCTCGCCGCAGCCGGCGCCGAGAGCAGAGACCCGGCGGTGTGACCTGCCTTCTGCCGCGCAATGCGGTCGTGTGCTGCCGGCGGGAGTCCGTCGATCCAATCGTTCACGCGTTTATCCAACCACTCGCTGCTGAGTGATGTCGGCGTCGATCGCGGCTGCGAGGTGCACCAGACCCTGAGCGGTGGGATGCACGTCGTCACTCTGCATGAGATCGGGCTCGCCGGCCAGCGGTTGGCCGATATCGATGTAGGTCGCGCCGGTCGCCGCGGCAGCGTTCTGCAGGTCGTTGTCGATGTCGGTGAGCTGCGGGGGAGGAGCGGTGTCGCCCCAGAAGGCGCTCAGGGCGACGATCTGCGCGTTCGGCAGCTGGGCGCGCAATGAGGCCATTGTCGCGAGGGTGGCCTGAGCCAGGGTGTCGGGGTCTTGGCCGAGATCGTTGCTGCTCGCCGAGATGATCACCACCGTGGCATCCATTTCGCCCGCCTCGACGACTTGCGACTCGAAGGTATTACCGTCGTTGCCGAGTTGCACGAAGCCGGTGCCGTCGATCGAGAGGTTGGTGAGCTGCCAATCGTTCGCCTCACTCACGAGTACCGGCCACGCTTGATCGGCACCGACATTGTGGCCGTCCATGATCGAGTCGCCGATCGCGGCGACGACCGGCCGTTGCGAGGCCTCGGCCGAGGCCGTGCCGGTGGGGGCGGGAGTGCCGAGCTGGGGCGTGAACGCAGTGCCGGGTGTGCTGGGCGCGGGCGCGGCGGCCGTGCTCGGCGCGCTGGGTGCGGCGGTGCTGGGTGTGGCGGTGCTGGGTGTGGCCGTACCGGGCGTGCTCGCGACGCTCGTGGCCGTTGTGGTGGTCGCGGTCGCCGCGGCGAACGGATACACGGGGCCGGCCTGCGCCGAAGCCCCGGCGTTGTCGGCCAGCGCGAGAACGGCGGCGATCACGATCGCCGAACTGATACCCGCCGTTCTGCGACGCATGCGCATACTCGATTCTACGTCGCCACCCCCGGTATGCACGGATGCTCTCATGACGCAACCCCGACGAGGTGCGAGGCTTTTCTGCAAGGCTGCTTTCGTCGCCATGCGCAAACGAATCTGTTGTGCACAGAAAGGCCGTTCATGCCCCGTCAACCCACCGTTCTGATCTCTGGCGCGAGCATCGCCGGGCCGGCCCTCGCCTACTGGCTGGGCCGATACGGATGGAGCTGCACGGTCGTCGAACGCGCACCCGAGCTTCGCCGCGGTGGGCAGAACATCGATGTTCGCGGCGCCGCCCGCGAGGTGCTGCGCCGAGCCGGGCTGGAAGAGACGGTGCGTGCCGCGAATACCGGCGAGGTGGGCACCCGCTTCCTCGGCGCAGGCGGGGCGATCGTGGCCGAGTTTCCGGTTCGGGCGGGTCAGACGGGCGGGGCGACGGCCGAACTGGAGATTCTGCGCGGTGACCTCGCCGAAATACTGGTCGAGGCGAGCGGCGAACAGACCGAGTTCGTCTACGGCGACCAGATCACGGCAATCGACGAGCACGAAGATCACGTCGAGGTGAGCTTCGAGCACGGCGATCGGCGTGAGTTCGACCTCGTCATCGCCGCCGACGGCATGCGCTCGAGTACTCGCGACCTGGTTTTCGGCGACGACGCGTCGATCCGGCCGCTCGGCATGGAGATGACGTACCTCACGGTAACGCGCACCGAATCCGATACCCCGTGGTGGAACTGGTACAACGAACCCGGCGGCCGCGCCGTGACGTTGCGCCCCGACCGGCACGGAACCACCCGCGCCGTCTTGTCGTCGGTGGTCTACGGCCCACGGCGAGCGGATGCCCGGGGCGATCGCCGCTCGGCCGCCGAGCAGAAGGCGCTACTGCGCAGGCAGTTCGCGAACGTGGGCTGGCAGGCGCCGCGCATCCTCGATGCTCTCGACGACGCGAGCGACATCTACTTCGAGACGATCGGGCAGGTGAAGGCGCAGACGTGGTCACGCGGCCGGGTGGTTCTCGCCGGAGACGCCGCGTGGTGCGCCTCCCCGGTGAGCGGCATGGGAACAAGCCTCTCGCTCGTCGGCGCCTACGTGCTGGCGGGGGAGCTGGCCGCGCATGTGCATCACAGAGACGCGTTCGCCGGTTACGAGCGCATCATGCGCCCGTACGTCGAGCAGGCGCAGCAGCTTCCGCCCGGAGTGCCGCAGATCGCCAACCCGAGAACGCGGGCCGGCCTCGCGGCTCTGCACGTCGCGCTGCGGGCCGCATCCACGCCCCTCGTCGGCAGACTCGGCGCGAAGTTCTTCACCCCGCCGGCCGACAAGATCGACCTGCCAGACTATTCGCACCTGGGTTGACGGCTCGGGGTCGACGAGGGAGGGCGCGGTGCCTACGGAAAATACGATCAAGGCGACGATCGAGCAGCACTGGCTCGCTTCGGAACGCGGTGATATCGTCGCCGAGCACGCGATGTACGCCGAGCAGGCTGTGCTCGACTACCCGCAATCGGGTGAGCGGTTTCGAGGGCGCGAGACCATCGCTGCTCAGCGCGGCGAGCATCCGGCCGACCGTCATTTCACGGTGCTGCGCATCACGGGTGGCGGCGCCGTCTGGGTGAGTGAATGCGTCATCACCTACGACGGGGCGCCGACGTACTCGGTGTCGATCATGGAGTTCGCGGGCGGGGAGGTGACGCACGAGACGCAGTACTTCGCCGACCCGTTCGACGCTCCGGAATCGCGGCGGGCGCTCTCCGAAGGCATGCCCGGATAACGAGCACGCCGCTGTTTATCGACGCGAAACGGACTGAGATTCGCTGATGCGCTGCGCGACGACGACCACTGCGATCACAGCGATTCCGAAGAGCGCGACTCGGCGCAGGAGGCCGTGCGAGGCGCGTTTGGGAGGCTTCTGATCGGCTTCGGTCGGTTGCAGGTCGCCTGTCAGCTCGCCGCCCGCCTTGGCCTCGGCCATGAACGCCAGGCGTTTCAGCGTCTCGACGTTGCGGATGAACAGGGCGACGTCGAGCGCGGTGCGAGGCAGAAGCGTGCCGGGCCCTTTGACCGCGTGCTCGACGATGGTCACCCGGCAGCCCTTCGTGTGCGGTTTCACCTCGACGACGACGCGCGCTTCGCCGAGGGGCCAGCCCTTCGGCTGCATCACGACGCGATGAGGCGGATCCCACTGCAGGGAGGTGGTCTCATCGTTGATCAGCACCGGCCAGACACCGAAGGAATGGTGCAGGTGCGAACCGACGTGCGGCCAGGTCTCGTCGACGTCTCGCATTCGTGAGGCGCCGACGACCCAGGTGGGAAAGAACCAGCCGTTCGCAATGACGGTGAACACGTCTTCTGGGGCGCACTTCATGGTGCGATGATTTGTAGCCACGACTTCACCGTACGCACGCGCCCCGGTCGGCGCATCGGGTTGCGCTGCTGCCGAATTTTGCGTAAGTGGGCGCGTGAAGGCCGAGCCTACAGCGAGGCGCGGTCGTGAGAGCATCCACAGGCGTGTGAGTATGGGTGTATGCCTGTCGAGTTTGCCTCCCTCAGCCCCCTGCAGG
Coding sequences:
- a CDS encoding heavy metal-binding domain-containing protein, translated to MTDPFSGITLPEDARLRLADGKKNLFTSDLSVNEFLLVKQAGFHPVGLVLGSSVYHVGIQARRWGKNMELDKLSSAMYHARELAMTRMEAEADALGADGIVGVRLEIEFKEYGNDLAEFVAVGTAVIGEKPPENGTWRNNKGLPFTSDLSGQDFWTLIQSGYAPLGLVMGTCVYHIAHQGMMSSLNNIGANVEITQFTEALYNARELAMGRMQTEAETLDAEGIVGVQLLSLPHRWGGHTTEFFAIGSAVRSLRPDHVIATPSLVLPLTDGGRW
- a CDS encoding heavy metal-binding domain-containing protein — protein: MNDWIDGLPPAAHDRIARQKAGHTAGSLLSAPAAASIQSAGLVPVGEVFGCVVMNLGWTGGGCSWWNTGGFGMSNMGNISPVTTSGDGGKYGSFAPYVNAFERAWYGSLKRMMVEAVSLGAHGVLGVRIVRRQLEGSSWEFSALGTAVRSVDPALSPIPRTQGEVWSTNLSGEDCAAAILSGYQPRELVLGVSVSTKHEDWQLRQQRSSWVNGEVSGMTHLIQAARDESRERLAARATHSGSAELAVTSMGLSEFETVCGGQDGRDLHAESIVVGTTLLSIPGARRRQSGATALTILPLRDAPPRPARRTGA
- a CDS encoding SGNH/GDSL hydrolase family protein, with the protein product MRRRTAGISSAIVIAAVLALADNAGASAQAGPVYPFAAATATTTTATSVASTPGTATPSTATPSTAAPSAPSTAAAPAPSTPGTAFTPQLGTPAPTGTASAEASQRPVVAAIGDSIMDGHNVGADQAWPVLVSEANDWQLTNLSIDGTGFVQLGNDGNTFESQVVEAGEMDATVVIISASSNDLGQDPDTLAQATLATMASLRAQLPNAQIVALSAFWGDTAPPPQLTDIDNDLQNAAAATGATYIDIGQPLAGEPDLMQSDDVHPTAQGLVHLAAAIDADITQQRVVG
- a CDS encoding FAD-dependent monooxygenase produces the protein MPRQPTVLISGASIAGPALAYWLGRYGWSCTVVERAPELRRGGQNIDVRGAAREVLRRAGLEETVRAANTGEVGTRFLGAGGAIVAEFPVRAGQTGGATAELEILRGDLAEILVEASGEQTEFVYGDQITAIDEHEDHVEVSFEHGDRREFDLVIAADGMRSSTRDLVFGDDASIRPLGMEMTYLTVTRTESDTPWWNWYNEPGGRAVTLRPDRHGTTRAVLSSVVYGPRRADARGDRRSAAEQKALLRRQFANVGWQAPRILDALDDASDIYFETIGQVKAQTWSRGRVVLAGDAAWCASPVSGMGTSLSLVGAYVLAGELAAHVHHRDAFAGYERIMRPYVEQAQQLPPGVPQIANPRTRAGLAALHVALRAASTPLVGRLGAKFFTPPADKIDLPDYSHLG
- a CDS encoding nuclear transport factor 2 family protein produces the protein MPTENTIKATIEQHWLASERGDIVAEHAMYAEQAVLDYPQSGERFRGRETIAAQRGEHPADRHFTVLRITGGGAVWVSECVITYDGAPTYSVSIMEFAGGEVTHETQYFADPFDAPESRRALSEGMPG
- a CDS encoding SRPBCC family protein → MATNHRTMKCAPEDVFTVIANGWFFPTWVVGASRMRDVDETWPHVGSHLHHSFGVWPVLINDETTSLQWDPPHRVVMQPKGWPLGEARVVVEVKPHTKGCRVTIVEHAVKGPGTLLPRTALDVALFIRNVETLKRLAFMAEAKAGGELTGDLQPTEADQKPPKRASHGLLRRVALFGIAVIAVVVVAQRISESQSVSRR